AGCGGCCGGAGGTGGGGAACACGACGGTGCGGCCGTCGGCGGTCTGGCCACGCTCGGGACGCATGGTGGTCACGGAGATGAGGTCCTCGAGGTCCGTGAGGCTCTCCAGCTCCTCGAGGCTCTCGACGTCCGCGGACTGGATGGAGGAGCTCTCCAGCAGCAGCATGAGCGGGTCGAGGATGACATCGGCCTCGGAGCTGCCGCCACTGACCGCGGCGGGGTCGGTGGTGTCGGTCGCCTGGGACTGGTTGACGGTGTCGGCGAGTCGGGTGACGGCGGTGAGGATGGTGAGGATGTCATCGGCCTCAATGCCGGACACACCCTCGTCGGTGACCTGGAAGGAGGCTTCCTGGGCGCTGGCGGCGGGGGCTGCCACGGCGGAGGAGAAACCGGTGGCGAGGACGACGGTTGCAAGAAGT
Above is a window of Corynebacterium suedekumii DNA encoding:
- a CDS encoding M23 family metallopeptidase, whose product is MQKHTGGKALLATVVLATGFSSAVAAPAASAQEASFQVTDEGVSGIEADDILTILTAVTRLADTVNQSQATDTTDPAAVSGGSSEADVILDPLMLLLESSSIQSADVESLEELESLTDLEDLISVTTMRPERGQTADGRTVVFPTSGRFTSGYGARWGATHEGIDIANPIGTPVLAVMDGEVISAGNASGFGKWVRVRHDDGAISVYGHVATIDVTVGERVTAGQRIAGMGNEGRSTGPHLHFEIRPDGNRPVDPVDWFAEQGIDVR